The following DNA comes from bacterium.
AAAGGTGGTCTCAGTCACAAAAGGGGCATTTATCAGCTCAGATGGAGCCTCCAGCACCTGGTTTATGGCTACTTCAACTTTAGGTGTTATCCATGCGGCAAGTACACGGTATGGAACTACCACCGGTGTAAATGGAACCGGGACATTAATTGGCATACGATTTGAGGTATTAGCCAATATCCATCATAGCACCATGACACTAACCAGTGCCATACTCAAAGATAATACTACGCCAGTGCCGCAAACTATTCCGGTCATCCGATTCCATAGTGTCGTCGTGATTGCCTCCTGGGATATTAATGGTGATGGGGTAGTAAATATTAGTGATTTATCCATAGTAGGGATACATTTTGGTGAGACACCAGCAAGCCCAAATTGGTATCCACCAGCAGATGTTAATAATGATGGGATAGTCAATATAACTGATTTAGCCGCAGTAGGGATACATTTTGGTGAAAGTTACGGTAGCCCAGCACCCGCACCAGCACTATCACCAGCAAGGACTGATACCGAGATGAAATTACTCGCAGTCCCGCAAGACGATACCTACCAGCCAGGAGCGATATTCAAGGTGGAAATAAAGGCAGAAAATGCCAAAGACCTCTATGCCTACCAGTTTGATTTGAAATTCAACCAGGAAATGGTCAGTGTGGTCGATGTCAATGAAGGCAGTTTCCTGAAGCAAGATGGTGTTTCAACATTCTTTGTTATGGGTAAGATTGGTAATGGAGTGATTAAAGGCATTGGAGCCACCAGACTGCAAGCACAAACAGGTGTTAGTGGAGATGGGGTATTAGCCGTGATTTACTTTAAGGTAAAGGAAGATGTCATCAGTGGAAAGGCGACCTTTAAGATTGAGAATGTGATTTTAAAAGACAACTCTAAACCCGTCCCACAAAATATTCCCAGCTCACTAAAAGAGGAAGTAACTGAGGTGCAAATTACACAAGTCATACAAGACTTAACCGGTGTAATTGCCTATCCCAATCCACTTAAAGCACCTCAAACAGAAATTACCTTTGATAAGTTAACTAATAATGTGACAACCTTTAAGATTTACAATCTGGCGGGAGAATTAGTTGCCTCATTAAATAAGGCGATTAAATATACCTCACCGACGGCTACCTGGGCAGGGATAAATGACGATGAGAAAAGGGTAGCAAGTGGTGTGTATATCTATGTGATAATAGATGCCGATGGACATAAGAAGGTAGGTAAGGTGGCGATTATCCGGTAGGTGGGATATAATTATCACACAAAGGCGCAAAGGCACAAAGAGGAAAAGGGAGAATATGTTTGCAGTAGGTAATTGGGTCGATGGTCTTCTCCTTTTCAGTAATCTTTTATTGACAGGCTAAAAAGGAAATGATATAATGTTAGCCAGCGGATGAGACGGATTTTTCACAAAGAATTAAGTTAAGTCTTGCGGGCAATTTTTGGGATGCAGATTTTCGCAGATTAAAGATTTAACATTGGTGTTTTTACTTCACTTCCATTCTTTTTTGTTTCGTTCGAAAAATAAGCATCTGGGTTTTCTGTTTCTCTTTTACCCAAACTTCTTCATCCCTCTTTAAAATCTGTGTAATCTGTGTAATCTGCGGATTTTTCTGTTTTTAATGCGCAGATTAACGGAGATTTTCGCAGATTTAATAATCTGTGTCCTCTGTGTCCTTTGCGGAGAGTTATATTTCCCCCCAGTTCTTTCCCCAATGAATATCAACCTTTATTGGCACTAAAAATTGTCCTGCACCCTCCATACACTCTTTAACTAAGCCACTTATTTCATCCAGATTTTCTTTTTTAACTTCAAAGATTAATTCATCATGAACCTGAAGAAGCATTTGGGCTTTTTGACGGTCTAATTTTTTATAAATGTTGAGCATGGCGATTTTAATCAAATCAGCACAAGAGCCTTGAATAGGCATATTAACTGCCTGGCGGTATGCAAATTCACGCAATTGCCTGCTTTCGGAGTTGATTTCAGGTAAATATCGTTTTCTTCCCCACAAGGTTGAAACATATCCCTTTAGTTTTGCCTCCTCAATAGTTTTATCAATATAGCTTTTTACCCCCGGATACCTTTCAAAATAGCGATTAATTATCTCATTTGCCTGAGTCGGGCTAATTTTTAATTCCTGACTTAATCCATAGGCACTCATTCCATAGGTAATGCCAAAATTAACTACCTTTGCGGCACGACGCATCTCAGGAGTAACCAAATCCGGACTGCCACCAAATATTTCAATTGCTGTCTGAGTATGAATATCCTCATCATTGCGAAAGGCATTGATTAATCTTTCATCCAGGCTAATATGGGCTAAAAGCCGCAATTCTATCTGAGAATAATCCGCAGAAAGTAACAGGTAACCTTCATCCGCAATAAATGCCTCTCTTATTCGATTACCCAGTTCGGTGCGAATAGGAATATTTTGTAAATTAGGCTCGCTTGAGGTCAATCTTCCGGTGGCGGCAATCGTTTGATTATAAGAGGTATGAAGTCTATGGGTGATAGGATTGGTCAAGGATATTAATGCCTCGACATAGGTAGATTTTAATTTGGATACCTCTCGATATTCCAGAAGTTTATCTGGCAATTCATGATAATAACTTAATTCCTTTAAAACCTGTTCATCAGTTGAAAATCCAGTTTTAGTTTTCTTTTTCACCGGCATTTTAAGTTTCTCAAATAATATAAATCCCAGCTGTTTGGGTGAATTAATATTAAATTCTGTTCCCGCAAGGATATAAATCTCTTTTTCTAAATCATTCAACCTTTTGCCAAATTCTTGCGAAAGTTCTTTAAGATAATAAATGTCAATCTTGATACCATCCTGTTCCATCTGTGCCAGGACATCAACTAATGGCATCTCTATTTCTTCAAACAAAGAGATAAGATTTTCTTCATTTAATCTAAATCTTAGTATTTCATCACCTAGTCGATGTATAAAATCTGCATTTGAGCAGGCATACTCTCCTGCCTGCTGAATTTCTACAGCAGATATAGATGTTCCCTTAGCCATTATATCTTTAGCCGAGGGTTTAGTAATTCCATAATAATTTAAGATTATCTCTTCTAAATTATGTTTTGCCGTAGAATTTATAAGATAGGAAGCAATCATAGTATCGAATTTTGTTCCTTTGAGTCTAATCCCATGATTAGTTAGAATAATTAGTTCATATTTAATATTTTGCCCAAGTTTCTTTGTATTTATTGCTTCTAAAAAAGGTTTTAGTGCCTCCAGAACATATTCCTTTTTTAACTGTGGGGGTGCTCCCGGATATTCATGTGCAATAGGAATATAGTATGCACAATAGGGTTTAAGGGAGATTGCAATTCCAACTATTTGAGCATTCATAGGATTTATAGAGGTAGTTACTAAATTAATGCTAAATAAAGAGGTATCTTTCAGGGAATTTAGTAATATTTGAAACTTATCTTTATCCGCAATTATATGATAGTCTCCTGACACCTCTTTTTTATACAGCCCAAGTTCTTTCAGGAGTTTTTTAAATTCTAATCTATTCAGTATTTCAAATACCTTTTCTTTGTCATAATCTTTTATTTTACAGGCTTCTAAATCTACCTCGATAGGAACCGTCGTATCAAGCGTAACCAATTCTTTACTCATAATAGCACTTTGTGAGTGTCCGTTAATGTTTTCACGGAGGTTTTCATTAGAAACCTGATTAAGATTATTAAGTAAATTTTCTATGTCTCCAAACTGCTGGATGAGTTTAACTGCCGTTTTTTCGCCTACTCCTTTGATTCCTGGAATATTATCTGAGGTATCTCCAGACAGACCGAGGAGATCAATGATATTATGAGGTTGAACACCAAATTTTTCATTAACACCCTGAACATCATAAAGCACCGTTTCTGATAGCCCTTTTTTAGTTGCCAGGACCTTTATTTTATCATCCACAATTTGCAAAATATCCTTATCCCCGGAAACGACAACTATTTCATCTACCTCATTCTCATACCTTTTGGCTATTGTGCCAATAATATCATCTGCTTCATATTCATCCTTTGCAAATATGGGGATATTAAATGCCGAGATGACCTCCATAATAAGTGACATCTGGGATTGCATTTCACCAGGCATCTTCTGTCGTTGAGCTTTATATTCAGGATATTTTTTATGTCTAAAGGTAGGGACTTTAGAATCAAACACAACTGCCAGGTATTCTGGCTTTTCTTCTTTGATTAATTTTAGGAGCATAATGGTGAAGCCGTAAACGGCATTGGTGGGTATGCCTGTAGAAGTTGATAATAACTTAATAGCATAAAACGCTCGATAGATTAAACTATGCCCATCTACTAAAAATAACCTTTTCATTAAATTTATTTCAATTTTACCATTTAATAAAGGTTCTGTCAATAGAAAAATTGAAGATGTGGCTATTTTTCTGTTGACAATTCTAATAGGTTATGATAACCTAAATAGGAAATTAGGGGTGCGTGTAATAAAAGCAGGTAAAATTGGATACGCACCCGAAGGTAAGATAAATTATGAGCACTAAAATAGGTAATTCAGCGGATGTGGAGGGGATGTTTGAGGTAATAAAATTAATAGAGAAATTACGCGATATATTTCGGCAAACCGCTCCACTCCATATTCTCAATTCTCAACAAAAACAACAGGCAAAACAATTATTATCCACGGCTAAAAATATACTGGATAAGCTAGAAAAGTCTCTGTGCGGGTAACCGTTCAGGGATATAGCCACAGAGTCACAGAAAACACAGAGGGAATATATAACCACGA
Coding sequences within:
- the polA gene encoding DNA polymerase I, with product MKRLFLVDGHSLIYRAFYAIKLLSTSTGIPTNAVYGFTIMLLKLIKEEKPEYLAVVFDSKVPTFRHKKYPEYKAQRQKMPGEMQSQMSLIMEVISAFNIPIFAKDEYEADDIIGTIAKRYENEVDEIVVVSGDKDILQIVDDKIKVLATKKGLSETVLYDVQGVNEKFGVQPHNIIDLLGLSGDTSDNIPGIKGVGEKTAVKLIQQFGDIENLLNNLNQVSNENLRENINGHSQSAIMSKELVTLDTTVPIEVDLEACKIKDYDKEKVFEILNRLEFKKLLKELGLYKKEVSGDYHIIADKDKFQILLNSLKDTSLFSINLVTTSINPMNAQIVGIAISLKPYCAYYIPIAHEYPGAPPQLKKEYVLEALKPFLEAINTKKLGQNIKYELIILTNHGIRLKGTKFDTMIASYLINSTAKHNLEEIILNYYGITKPSAKDIMAKGTSISAVEIQQAGEYACSNADFIHRLGDEILRFRLNEENLISLFEEIEMPLVDVLAQMEQDGIKIDIYYLKELSQEFGKRLNDLEKEIYILAGTEFNINSPKQLGFILFEKLKMPVKKKTKTGFSTDEQVLKELSYYHELPDKLLEYREVSKLKSTYVEALISLTNPITHRLHTSYNQTIAATGRLTSSEPNLQNIPIRTELGNRIREAFIADEGYLLLSADYSQIELRLLAHISLDERLINAFRNDEDIHTQTAIEIFGGSPDLVTPEMRRAAKVVNFGITYGMSAYGLSQELKISPTQANEIINRYFERYPGVKSYIDKTIEEAKLKGYVSTLWGRKRYLPEINSESRQLREFAYRQAVNMPIQGSCADLIKIAMLNIYKKLDRQKAQMLLQVHDELIFEVKKENLDEISGLVKECMEGAGQFLVPIKVDIHWGKNWGEI